The window CCCGATGATCCCGGCGCTCCTGGTGGGCCTGCTCTTCGTCTTCGGTCTCTCCTACGTGCTCGGTGTCCGTGAGCGCCGTCGGCTCGGCATGCTGACGCTGGACGAGGTGCTGGAGGAGGAGAAGGAGAGCGAGACGGTCCTCGTGGGCTCCGGCGGTTCCGGCGACTCGGGCGACGGCAAGGTCTCCATGCGCAAGGGCGGCGGCTCGGGTGCCGGCACCGACGCGGACGCGGGCTCCGGCGGTGGCGCCGACGCCGAGGACGACGCCGAGGACGACAGCTTCCAGGGCCTCGACCCGAACCGGGCCACCCTGCGCCCCAAGCTCTACTGGTTCAACGCGCTGCTCACGGTCGCCCTGCTCACCGCCATGATCATGGAGTGGCTGCCGATCCCGGTGCTGTTCCTGCTCGGTGCCGCGCTGGCCCTCACCGTGAACTTCCCGCACATCCCCGACCAGAAGGCGCGCCTCGCCGCCCACGCCGACAACGTCCTGAACGTCTCCGGCATGGTCTTCGCCGCCGCCGTCTTCACCGGCGTCCTCCAGGGCACCGGCATGGTCGACAACATGGCCAAGTGGATGGTGGACGTCATCCCCGCGGGCATGGGCCCGCACATGGCCATCGTCACCGGTGTGCTGAGCCTGCCGCTGACCTACTTCATGTCGAACGACGGCTTCTACTTCGGTGTCCTGCCGGTCCTCGCCGAGGCCGGTGCCGCGCACGGCGTCTCCCCGGTGGAGATGGCCCGCGCCTCGCTGGTCGGCCAGCCCCTGCACATGTCGAGCCCGCTCGTCCCGGCCGTCTACGTCCTGGTCGGCATGGCCAAGGTCGAATTCGGCGACCACACCAAGTTCGTCGTGAAGTGGGCCGCCCTCACCTGCCTGGTCATCCTCGGCGCGGGCATCCTGTTCGGGATCATCTGACCTTGTCCGATCCCCGTTGGAGTACATCGTGAGGCCCGGTGGGAACCGCGGCTGGCTGCTCCGCCTCGTCATCGCCTTCAGCTTCGCGCAGGCGGCGGTGTCGATGGCCCGGCCCGCCGTCTCCTACCGG of the Streptomyces koelreuteriae genome contains:
- a CDS encoding CitMHS family transporter, whose protein sequence is MLTILGFAMIATFLVLIMMKKMSPIAALVLIPALFCVFVGKGAHLGDYVLDGVTDLAPTAAMLMFAIVYFGVMIDVGLFDPIVRGILKFCKADPMRIVVGTALLAAIVSLDGDGSTTFMITVSAMYPLYKRLKMSLVVMTGVAAMANGVMNTLPWGGPTARAATALKLDASEIFVPMIPALLVGLLFVFGLSYVLGVRERRRLGMLTLDEVLEEEKESETVLVGSGGSGDSGDGKVSMRKGGGSGAGTDADAGSGGGADAEDDAEDDSFQGLDPNRATLRPKLYWFNALLTVALLTAMIMEWLPIPVLFLLGAALALTVNFPHIPDQKARLAAHADNVLNVSGMVFAAAVFTGVLQGTGMVDNMAKWMVDVIPAGMGPHMAIVTGVLSLPLTYFMSNDGFYFGVLPVLAEAGAAHGVSPVEMARASLVGQPLHMSSPLVPAVYVLVGMAKVEFGDHTKFVVKWAALTCLVILGAGILFGII